A DNA window from uncultured Methanoregula sp. contains the following coding sequences:
- a CDS encoding CBS domain-containing protein — MHQNDRSIKQGDRLLKMQGKLDRGPVEFKSHIAEQEGEIMAIATHDVIAMPPTQSIIAAAEHMTKCGFRRLPVTDAGTGRVRGIITSGDIMNFMGGGDKFRLVQVRHGGNLLAALNEPVRTIMTQQLATLQSDARITDAVEIIVKKKIGGLPVVDKEDVLMGIVTERDVMRVLAAQHSNLHAEDVMSSALRVTGPDSTIASVTRDMTKYRFRRLPVVSDDVLYGIVTATDIMRYLGSREVFSRLTTGSFAEVADLPVRALVAGELFTTTPEKSINDVAREMLEKNIGALPVIEDSRLIGLVTEFDLVKAFAKG; from the coding sequence ATGCACCAGAATGACCGGAGCATCAAACAGGGCGACAGGCTCCTGAAGATGCAGGGAAAACTCGACCGGGGCCCGGTGGAGTTCAAATCCCATATCGCAGAACAGGAAGGGGAGATCATGGCGATCGCCACCCACGACGTCATAGCGATGCCGCCGACCCAGAGTATCATTGCGGCAGCAGAGCACATGACGAAGTGTGGTTTCCGGCGCCTCCCGGTGACCGATGCCGGTACCGGCAGGGTCCGGGGGATCATCACCTCGGGAGATATCATGAACTTCATGGGTGGCGGGGACAAGTTCCGCCTCGTTCAGGTCCGGCACGGGGGAAACCTCCTTGCGGCGCTCAATGAGCCGGTCCGCACCATCATGACCCAGCAGCTTGCAACCCTGCAAAGCGATGCCCGGATCACCGATGCTGTCGAGATCATCGTAAAAAAGAAGATTGGCGGCCTGCCCGTGGTCGATAAGGAGGACGTTCTCATGGGAATCGTGACGGAACGGGATGTCATGCGGGTGCTTGCGGCACAGCACAGCAACCTCCACGCGGAGGACGTCATGAGTTCGGCCCTGCGGGTCACCGGCCCCGACAGCACTATCGCGTCCGTTACGCGGGACATGACGAAGTACCGGTTCCGGAGGCTGCCCGTTGTCAGTGACGATGTCCTTTATGGCATCGTTACGGCAACGGACATCATGCGCTATCTCGGGAGCCGGGAGGTCTTCTCCCGTCTCACAACGGGCAGTTTCGCGGAGGTTGCCGATCTCCCGGTCCGGGCCCTGGTGGCAGGGGAGCTCTTCACAACAACTCCTGAGAAGAGCATCAACGATGTTGCCCGCGAGATGCTGGAAAAGAACATCGGGGCGCTCCCGGTGATCGAGGACTCCCGCTTAATCGGCCTCGTCACCGAGTTCGACCTCGTGAAAGCCTTTGCAAAGGGGTGA
- a CDS encoding GTPase: protein MKIFYQTFGTAKKKFSSFLNRFFKKKRTRIGIYGPPNAGKTTLANRIARDWTGDAVGPVSEIPHETRRARKKEDVIISGANGNTITMDIVDTPGVTTKIDYHEFLEFGMEKDEAIIRAREATEGVAEAMHWLREDIDGVVYMLDSTLDPFMQVNIMMIGIIESRNLPVIIVANKIDLPDAAPARIRSAFPQHPVVAISGLEGRNVEDLYEMMLEYFG from the coding sequence GTGAAAATATTTTACCAGACGTTTGGTACGGCCAAGAAGAAATTTTCCAGCTTCCTCAATCGCTTTTTCAAGAAAAAGAGGACACGTATCGGCATTTACGGCCCGCCCAATGCGGGAAAGACCACCCTCGCAAACCGCATTGCCCGGGACTGGACCGGGGATGCTGTGGGCCCCGTGAGCGAGATCCCTCACGAGACGCGGAGGGCAAGAAAGAAGGAAGACGTCATCATCTCCGGAGCAAACGGGAACACGATCACGATGGATATCGTGGACACTCCCGGGGTCACCACCAAGATCGATTACCACGAGTTCCTCGAATTCGGGATGGAGAAGGACGAGGCGATCATCCGTGCGCGGGAAGCTACCGAAGGGGTTGCGGAAGCCATGCACTGGCTGCGGGAGGATATCGATGGCGTCGTGTACATGCTGGACTCGACGCTCGATCCCTTCATGCAGGTCAATATCATGATGATTGGGATCATCGAGAGCAGGAACCTGCCGGTCATCATTGTCGCAAACAAGATCGACCTACCGGATGCCGCCCCTGCCCGGATCCGCAGCGCATTTCCCCAGCACCCGGTAGTAGCCATATCGGGTCTTGAAGGCAGGAATGTTGAAGATCTCTACGAGATGATGCTCGAATACTTCGGGTGA
- a CDS encoding Zn-ribbon domain-containing protein, with translation MPHKCTKCGREYKDGSTEILKGCASCGGKKFLYVKEGEINKDVLEEKSIEEIAEESHEEVLEVVEPKKKEVEMYDRVETIRIVSPGSYELNLEKMAQSDERIVSVGKEGSYVIDLMSMAKEEPKKKAPKDKKKK, from the coding sequence ATGCCGCACAAGTGTACGAAATGCGGGCGGGAATACAAGGACGGGTCGACCGAGATCCTGAAAGGGTGCGCAAGCTGCGGCGGCAAGAAGTTCCTCTACGTCAAGGAGGGGGAGATCAACAAGGATGTTCTCGAAGAGAAGTCCATCGAGGAGATTGCCGAGGAGTCTCACGAGGAAGTCCTCGAAGTAGTCGAGCCGAAGAAGAAAGAGGTCGAGATGTACGACCGGGTGGAGACAATCCGGATCGTCTCCCCCGGTTCGTACGAGCTGAATCTCGAGAAGATGGCGCAAAGCGACGAGAGGATCGTGAGTGTTGGAAAAGAAGGCAGCTATGTCATCGATCTGATGTCCATGGCAAAAGAAGAGCCAAAGAAGAAAGCTCCCAAAGACAAGAAGAAGAAATAA
- a CDS encoding CBS domain-containing protein, whose translation MTKEVFIKDIMAKPMTIAKSAKITEALDKMLDGGIDPLIAVNNNAVVGTVSRQAIAEKLGSKQNSDIAPAAIHVASVVDEDFTSVYPDESVNVLIPLLQRYKLVVVYDADHKLIGQVAAGDLLKKYIPEDGIAGAVEKVVTIDAGERVVHLRRRMLDDNITRFVVSEQEKYVGIVTETDVAIALRKFRESVTDNHQDHRIRNLLVKDIMSAPLLSVERSAKAADIVALMLKKNISSLPVMDKGKLFGLVTRRSLVNAL comes from the coding sequence ATGACAAAAGAAGTTTTTATCAAAGATATAATGGCAAAGCCGATGACGATCGCAAAATCAGCAAAGATCACTGAAGCTCTTGATAAGATGCTGGACGGGGGAATCGACCCTCTCATTGCGGTGAATAACAACGCGGTTGTCGGGACGGTATCCCGCCAGGCCATAGCCGAGAAGCTGGGCAGCAAGCAGAACTCGGATATCGCCCCTGCCGCCATCCATGTCGCAAGTGTTGTCGACGAGGACTTCACAAGTGTATATCCGGATGAAAGCGTCAACGTGCTCATCCCGCTGCTCCAGCGCTACAAGCTGGTCGTGGTCTATGATGCCGACCACAAGCTCATCGGCCAGGTGGCGGCAGGCGACCTGTTGAAGAAGTACATCCCGGAAGATGGGATTGCAGGAGCGGTAGAAAAAGTGGTCACGATCGATGCCGGCGAGCGGGTAGTCCACCTGCGGCGCCGGATGCTGGATGACAATATCACCCGCTTTGTGGTCTCGGAACAAGAGAAATACGTGGGGATTGTAACGGAGACCGATGTTGCCATTGCACTCCGGAAGTTCCGCGAATCCGTGACCGACAACCACCAGGATCACCGGATCCGGAACCTGCTGGTAAAGGACATCATGAGCGCTCCCTTACTCTCCGTTGAGCGGAGTGCAAAGGCAGCGGACATTGTTGCCCTCATGCTCAAGAAGAATATCAGCTCCCTGCCGGTGATGGACAAAGGCAAACTCTTCGGCCTTGTCACGCGCCGCTCTCTGGTAAATGCTCTCTGA
- a CDS encoding CBS domain-containing protein gives MKKTSSAIRFETRVPLKEIMRHDPTTISSDATVAKAAAAMCHDDVGSCIVLQHNLPVGIVTEQDINCKVVAKDLKPSTVHVNEIMSTPLITLSAEKTVGDAAHMMVKHKVRRLPVVNESKKVIGIVTVRDLLTVSNELNELLTDLIEINREEIVEQGICSRCSQMSDDLKRVDSVLLCPRCREEDNIT, from the coding sequence ATGAAAAAGACTTCGAGCGCAATTCGCTTCGAGACCCGCGTTCCCTTGAAAGAGATAATGCGGCACGACCCGACCACGATCAGTTCAGATGCAACGGTAGCGAAGGCAGCTGCAGCAATGTGCCACGATGATGTGGGAAGCTGCATCGTCCTCCAGCATAACCTGCCCGTCGGCATCGTGACTGAACAGGATATCAACTGCAAGGTTGTAGCAAAGGATCTCAAGCCGAGCACAGTACATGTGAACGAAATCATGAGCACGCCACTCATTACGTTGAGTGCGGAGAAGACTGTAGGCGATGCTGCCCACATGATGGTGAAGCATAAGGTCAGGAGGCTCCCGGTTGTCAACGAGAGCAAGAAAGTCATCGGCATCGTGACTGTTCGGGATCTCCTGACCGTTTCCAACGAGCTCAATGAACTCTTGACCGATCTCATCGAGATCAACCGGGAAGAGATTGTTGAGCAGGGCATATGCAGCCGCTGCAGTCAGATGTCTGATGACCTCAAGCGGGTGGACAGCGTTCTGCTCTGCCCCCGCTGCCGCGAGGAGGACAATATCACATGA
- a CDS encoding CBS domain-containing protein — protein sequence MRTAQDFIIEIPVLKPDDQITRARQILRDDRFREIYVVDGKKNLLGYIDITDGLRETSTKSNVTIRGFIRDAPMADPAESIERVAGMMREYRTDSAAVTSPKPRLIGGLLLSDLFPVIISRNELHGLVSDRMTQKVIAADPSDELQKVYTMIMESGYSAFPVVKKKRLVGIVSRRDLISSRHVRSELARNARIPLEDIMTKEVFTITPDDPVSVAAEMLVRHDVSLLPVMEGDHLAGVINRHDILAALA from the coding sequence ATGAGGACGGCACAGGATTTCATCATTGAGATCCCTGTGCTGAAACCAGACGACCAGATAACCAGGGCACGGCAGATCTTGAGAGATGACCGGTTCCGTGAGATCTATGTCGTGGATGGGAAGAAGAACCTGCTCGGGTACATCGATATCACGGATGGCCTGAGGGAAACCTCCACGAAATCAAACGTCACAATCCGGGGATTCATACGGGATGCCCCTATGGCAGACCCGGCAGAGTCCATCGAACGGGTTGCAGGCATGATGCGGGAATACCGCACGGACAGCGCAGCAGTCACAAGCCCGAAACCACGGTTGATCGGGGGGCTGCTCCTGTCCGACCTGTTCCCGGTCATCATCTCGCGCAATGAACTGCACGGTCTGGTTTCAGACAGGATGACGCAGAAAGTGATCGCCGCTGATCCCTCCGATGAGCTCCAGAAGGTTTACACGATGATCATGGAGAGCGGGTATTCAGCGTTCCCGGTTGTCAAGAAAAAAAGACTCGTCGGCATAGTATCGAGGAGAGACCTGATAAGCTCGCGGCATGTCCGGTCGGAGCTTGCCCGTAATGCCCGGATACCTCTTGAAGACATCATGACAAAAGAGGTGTTCACGATAACCCCGGACGACCCCGTCAGCGTGGCTGCGGAGATGCTTGTCAGGCACGATGTCAGCCTGCTGCCGGTGATGGAAGGCGATCACCTGGCTGGCGTGATAAACCGGCACGATATTCTTGCCGCTCTTGCCTGA
- a CDS encoding GNAT family N-acetyltransferase, with the protein MNTGNVRFRQMNRDEVGIAVEWAAGEGWNPGLSDAACFYPVDPEGFFCAEYEGKIIGTVSVVNYDDRFSFAGLYVVDPSWREHGIGMELCRHAWAHAGSRVIGADGVVAMVGKYEKDGGLFLHYNNARYEGRGGGAVPGGLVPISDVRFRDLADYDAAHFPARREEFLRCWISQEGHLGLARQDPEGNILGYGVRRACRTGHKIGPLFARDRPTAELILDGLVAGIPGEQFFLDIPVPNEGAVALVKDRGMVPVFYTARLYTRPEPVPLPIHEIFGVTTFELG; encoded by the coding sequence ATGAACACAGGGAATGTCCGGTTCCGGCAGATGAACCGGGATGAAGTAGGGATCGCGGTGGAATGGGCCGCTGGCGAGGGATGGAATCCCGGGCTTTCGGATGCAGCATGTTTTTATCCGGTTGACCCTGAGGGGTTCTTCTGCGCCGAATATGAGGGGAAGATTATCGGGACGGTCTCGGTTGTAAACTATGATGACAGGTTCTCTTTTGCAGGGCTCTACGTAGTAGATCCTTCCTGGCGGGAGCATGGGATCGGGATGGAACTCTGCCGGCATGCCTGGGCCCATGCCGGGTCCCGTGTTATCGGGGCTGACGGGGTTGTTGCCATGGTTGGCAAGTACGAGAAAGACGGGGGTCTCTTCCTGCACTACAACAATGCCCGGTACGAAGGCCGGGGCGGGGGTGCGGTGCCAGGGGGTCTTGTCCCGATAAGCGATGTCCGCTTCAGGGACCTGGCAGACTACGATGCCGCCCACTTCCCGGCCCGGCGCGAGGAGTTCCTCCGCTGCTGGATCAGTCAGGAGGGGCACTTAGGGCTTGCGAGACAGGACCCCGAGGGGAATATCCTCGGGTACGGCGTCCGGAGGGCCTGCCGGACCGGTCATAAGATAGGCCCGCTCTTTGCCCGGGACCGGCCAACCGCGGAACTCATTCTCGACGGCCTTGTTGCCGGCATCCCGGGCGAGCAGTTCTTCCTCGATATCCCGGTCCCGAACGAAGGAGCGGTCGCGCTCGTGAAGGACCGGGGGATGGTGCCGGTCTTTTACACGGCCCGGCTCTACACCCGGCCGGAACCGGTTCCCCTTCCCATCCATGAGATCTTCGGGGTCACCACCTTCGAGCTCGGGTAG
- a CDS encoding CBS domain-containing protein: MYARDVMTAPVYTISPNETVAHARNLMVRHKISRLLVMEEGILSGILTKKDIAYRLRQGEPVWRRRPLDRIPAGALATENPITVAPDSPVREIARIFVKKAISSVPVIDTGCVAGIVTKTDLMKSALVRNLKGTAGDVMEDVAVVDRYHSLNHVVSVMKERNDKVLVCDEDGTPAGIITETNLAFFEDEPRVSGMVGKDVTISRRETSQKKSGLSQLSVASVIAEDVMTSPVRTVPPGTDLVEVIAMMERDHVNSLVVMENDTISGIVKRDDIIKEVAK, from the coding sequence ATGTATGCCCGCGATGTGATGACCGCACCGGTCTATACAATCTCTCCCAATGAGACCGTTGCCCATGCGAGGAACCTGATGGTAAGGCACAAGATCTCGCGCCTGCTGGTCATGGAGGAGGGGATCCTTTCCGGCATCCTGACCAAGAAGGATATCGCATACCGGCTCCGGCAGGGAGAACCCGTCTGGCGCCGCCGCCCGCTCGACCGGATACCGGCAGGTGCGCTTGCAACAGAAAATCCCATCACGGTTGCCCCCGATTCGCCGGTCAGGGAGATTGCCCGCATCTTTGTAAAGAAGGCCATCAGCAGCGTACCGGTCATTGATACCGGGTGTGTTGCAGGGATTGTAACAAAGACCGATCTGATGAAATCCGCCCTTGTCCGGAATCTGAAAGGTACCGCCGGGGACGTGATGGAGGATGTAGCGGTTGTGGACCGGTACCATTCGCTGAATCATGTAGTAAGCGTGATGAAAGAGAGGAACGACAAGGTGCTCGTGTGCGACGAGGATGGGACTCCCGCCGGTATCATAACCGAGACGAACCTTGCGTTCTTTGAAGACGAACCAAGAGTATCAGGCATGGTGGGAAAAGATGTAACAATATCGAGACGTGAGACCTCCCAGAAAAAGAGCGGATTAAGCCAGCTCTCGGTTGCATCGGTCATCGCCGAGGACGTTATGACGAGCCCCGTCAGAACAGTGCCTCCGGGGACCGATCTTGTGGAAGTTATCGCAATGATGGAAAGAGACCATGTCAACAGCCTTGTTGTCATGGAGAACGACACAATTTCCGGGATTGTAAAACGCGATGATATCATAAAGGAAGTGGCGAAATGA